The Exiguobacterium mexicanum genome includes a window with the following:
- a CDS encoding hemolysin family protein — MDSPMLFSLLIVALLIFMTAFFVAAEFSIVKVRGARLDQLVLEGNKRASVAKKVIENLDDSLSASQFGITLAALGLGWIGADQIEGMIQPLVDRLNVSTSLATVLSFLIAFLLIAFLHVVIGELVPKTLAVHEAERLTLLVARPLYFFTKLLYPFIHVLNGTARLTLRLFGVQTTAQETAHSEEELKIIMTESFRSGEINENELAYVQNIFSFDERVAKDAMVPRMNMVTIDEEDSIETIIATVQEHQYTRYPVTRDGDRDDVLGFINAKQLFTAQLVKSDAPFESFIHQLPLVTEFTPLQEAMVKMQNARTMMCLVIDEYGGTAGLLTIEDILEEIVGEIRDEFDRDEQAEITEVTPGHYRLSGLVLTQEIEERFGIEIEDDVDTIGGFVLSQKANARTGERFVLPGEHELIVREIDNHRIVFVDLILAHKDEIQPELD; from the coding sequence TTGGACAGTCCCATGTTATTCAGCTTATTGATCGTCGCCCTGCTCATTTTCATGACCGCCTTTTTTGTGGCGGCTGAATTCTCGATTGTTAAAGTGCGCGGCGCCCGTCTTGACCAACTCGTGCTCGAGGGAAACAAACGGGCCTCTGTCGCCAAAAAGGTGATTGAAAACCTTGATGACTCGCTATCGGCTTCACAGTTCGGTATCACGCTCGCCGCACTCGGTCTCGGTTGGATCGGTGCGGATCAAATCGAAGGGATGATTCAACCGCTTGTCGACCGCTTGAACGTATCGACATCGCTCGCTACCGTCCTATCCTTTTTGATTGCCTTCTTACTGATTGCCTTCTTGCACGTCGTCATCGGGGAACTGGTCCCGAAAACACTGGCCGTGCACGAAGCCGAGCGCTTGACACTGCTCGTCGCCCGACCGCTTTATTTCTTCACGAAATTATTGTATCCGTTCATCCACGTGCTAAACGGCACAGCCCGGCTGACACTTCGCTTGTTCGGCGTACAGACGACGGCACAGGAGACGGCGCACTCGGAAGAAGAACTCAAAATCATCATGACCGAGAGTTTCCGCAGTGGAGAAATTAACGAGAATGAGCTCGCCTACGTTCAAAATATCTTCTCTTTCGACGAACGTGTCGCCAAAGACGCGATGGTCCCACGGATGAACATGGTGACCATCGACGAAGAAGACTCGATTGAGACGATTATCGCTACCGTCCAAGAGCACCAATATACGCGCTATCCGGTCACCCGTGATGGTGACCGCGATGATGTGCTTGGCTTTATTAACGCTAAGCAGCTATTCACCGCTCAACTCGTCAAGAGCGACGCCCCGTTCGAATCGTTCATCCATCAACTCCCGCTCGTGACGGAGTTCACGCCGCTTCAAGAGGCAATGGTGAAAATGCAGAACGCGCGGACGATGATGTGTCTCGTCATCGACGAGTATGGGGGTACGGCGGGACTTCTCACGATTGAAGATATCCTCGAGGAAATCGTTGGGGAGATTCGTGATGAATTCGACCGTGACGAGCAAGCTGAAATCACCGAAGTCACACCCGGGCATTATCGCCTGTCCGGTCTCGTCTTGACGCAAGAGATCGAAGAACGGTTCGGCATCGAAATCGAGGATGATGTCGATACGATCGGCGGCTTCGTCTTATCACAAAAAGCGAATGCACGTACTGGAGAACGCTTCGTCTTACCGGGCGAACATGAGCTGATTGTTCGTGAAATCGACAATCACCGCATCGTTTTCGTCGATTTGATTTTGGCTCATAAAGACGAGATTCAACCTGAACTCGACTGA
- a CDS encoding 5'-3' exonuclease, translating into MERKLFLIDGNSMLASAYYGAAASRTKKGREVSKNDRSAVIGMTGLIRTILRRHRPTHFVVVWDVSRETLWRRELYPGYKRRRRQTPPELKAQMELMRQLLEDSGIPQYQVEGYEGEDLIAHIARKFSCSAPVVIMTKDKDLLQLVSPRITVWLQTQELQQMQARCDIKDNRPLPLKRHLEIRPEEIAALYEGLKPKQLSAVKALTGDRSDGIPPVAGLDESQSVQLIKRFGSLDKLYTALSVKGDKRQLINETIAALTSEEVPRNLRRTRKKAERNMELVRLDVTVPELEHLKLAHLELSINSKRVEQAYQKRGIRLSFDSSQKKISAR; encoded by the coding sequence ATGGAACGTAAACTATTTTTAATTGACGGAAACTCCATGCTGGCCAGTGCCTATTACGGTGCCGCCGCGAGCCGAACGAAAAAAGGACGCGAGGTATCTAAAAACGATCGGAGTGCCGTCATCGGTATGACCGGCCTCATCCGGACGATTCTACGTAGACATCGTCCGACTCATTTTGTCGTCGTGTGGGACGTCTCACGTGAAACATTATGGCGCCGCGAGCTTTATCCAGGCTATAAACGCCGTCGCCGCCAGACACCACCCGAGTTGAAAGCTCAAATGGAACTCATGCGCCAATTGCTTGAAGATAGCGGGATTCCGCAATATCAAGTCGAAGGCTATGAAGGAGAAGATTTGATCGCTCATATCGCTCGGAAGTTTAGCTGTAGCGCTCCTGTCGTCATCATGACGAAAGACAAGGACTTGCTTCAGCTCGTGAGCCCACGCATCACCGTTTGGCTTCAAACGCAAGAGTTGCAACAAATGCAGGCTCGTTGCGACATCAAAGACAATCGCCCGCTCCCGCTCAAGCGACATCTCGAGATTCGTCCTGAGGAGATTGCGGCGTTGTACGAAGGATTGAAGCCAAAACAGCTCTCAGCAGTCAAAGCATTGACAGGAGACCGTTCAGACGGGATCCCGCCTGTGGCCGGATTGGACGAAAGCCAATCGGTCCAGTTGATCAAACGCTTTGGTTCGCTTGATAAGCTCTATACGGCGCTAAGCGTCAAAGGCGACAAACGACAATTAATCAATGAAACGATCGCGGCACTGACGTCAGAAGAAGTGCCCCGTAACTTGAGACGCACACGTAAAAAGGCCGAGCGCAACATGGAGCTCGTCCGTCTCGATGTCACGGTGCCAGAACTCGAACACTTGAAACTCGCTCATCTTGAGCTCAGTATCAATTCAAAACGTGTCGAACAAGCGTATCAAAAACGCGGCATTCGCCTCTCGTTTGATTCGAGTCAAAAGAAAATTTCAGCACGCTAA
- a CDS encoding VOC family protein — MKLTNIQLGAVTLRVNDLETMKTYYEHVIGMDVLETSEHRVTLGTNEMALVVLHEVKGVRLNPRAAGLFHMAILLPDRVELGRILRHLIEQRIEVGQGDHLVSEAFYLSDPEGNGIELYADRPREQWEYEANGHVKMSTDPVEYESMLEAAADRPFTGLPNGTTMGHVHFKVRSLEAAKLFYQDRLGFTVTTDSYPGALFLAADGYHHHIGTNVWARPSQAMGQEAGLEAWTLLVDAETNRALGGTTPEWSLTDDDGIKVNIKSVD; from the coding sequence ATGAAATTAACAAACATACAACTCGGCGCTGTCACGCTGCGCGTCAATGATTTAGAAACGATGAAAACGTATTATGAGCACGTCATCGGAATGGATGTACTCGAGACGTCAGAACATCGCGTCACGCTCGGAACGAACGAAATGGCGCTCGTCGTCTTACATGAAGTGAAGGGTGTTCGTCTGAATCCACGGGCAGCCGGCTTGTTCCATATGGCCATTTTATTGCCGGACCGTGTCGAACTCGGACGGATTCTTCGTCATTTGATTGAGCAACGGATTGAAGTCGGCCAAGGTGATCATTTGGTCAGCGAGGCGTTTTATTTGAGCGACCCGGAAGGCAACGGCATCGAGCTCTACGCGGATCGTCCCCGAGAGCAGTGGGAATATGAAGCGAACGGTCATGTGAAGATGTCGACGGACCCGGTTGAATATGAATCGATGCTCGAGGCGGCGGCCGACCGTCCGTTCACGGGCCTTCCGAACGGGACGACGATGGGGCATGTCCACTTCAAAGTACGTTCCCTAGAAGCGGCAAAATTATTCTATCAAGATCGTCTCGGTTTCACGGTGACGACCGATTCGTATCCAGGCGCCTTATTTTTAGCGGCCGACGGGTATCATCACCATATCGGGACGAACGTCTGGGCCCGGCCGAGCCAGGCGATGGGACAAGAGGCCGGTCTGGAGGCGTGGACGCTTTTGGTCGACGCAGAGACAAACCGCGCGCTTGGCGGGACGACACCGGAATGGTCGCTCACCGACGATGATGGCATCAAGGTAAATATAAAAAGCGTGGACTAA
- a CDS encoding winged helix-turn-helix transcriptional regulator, whose protein sequence is MPLISSCEVDTALEMITGKWKPSILLALINEDTLRFSELKRSLPNISQKILTAQLRDLEEQDIIIRTVYPEVPPRVDYRLSEYGKTLIPVLETMNAWGIQHAERMRNK, encoded by the coding sequence ATGCCACTGATTTCAAGCTGTGAGGTCGATACCGCACTCGAGATGATCACGGGAAAATGGAAACCATCGATTTTACTCGCACTCATCAACGAAGACACGTTGCGGTTCAGCGAATTGAAACGTTCCCTTCCGAACATCAGTCAAAAGATTTTGACGGCCCAGCTCCGCGATTTAGAGGAGCAAGACATCATCATCCGGACCGTCTATCCGGAGGTGCCGCCTCGTGTCGACTATCGCTTGAGCGAGTATGGGAAAACGCTCATCCCGGTGCTCGAGACGATGAACGCCTGGGGCATTCAACACGCCGAACGCATGCGCAACAAATAA
- a CDS encoding S66 family peptidase, translating to MIRYPQLTGHHFGVTAPSSGVPAELHKLLHEAEATFTRHGFTLQFEPSVWTQDKAKSAPAEVRADELTRLFHDEAIDLIIPPWGGVLLIELLDTIDWDALPPKWMLGYSDVSLFLFVYTLKTGIASAHGTNLVDLRGEEWDATSSRWLDVVSAKEGETVIQLASEQFQKEWQHENPSPHVYHLTEPTEWKSLGGTEATGRLLGGCIDVLLHTIGTPYGDVATFQQIHLNGEPILWYFENAELDVPALKRTLLQMKWAGWFDHTSGILFGRSAAQQPVQGYTAEDVYTELQALLDVPVIYDIDCGHVPPQMTLINGAHASIQVENGKGTLVQTFKG from the coding sequence ATGATTCGTTATCCACAGTTAACCGGTCATCACTTCGGTGTGACGGCCCCTTCATCGGGTGTTCCTGCTGAACTGCACAAGTTGCTCCACGAGGCCGAAGCCACATTCACCCGCCATGGCTTCACGCTCCAATTTGAACCATCGGTCTGGACGCAGGACAAAGCGAAATCGGCACCGGCAGAAGTCCGGGCCGATGAGTTGACGCGCTTGTTCCATGACGAGGCCATTGACCTGATTATTCCGCCATGGGGCGGCGTCTTATTGATCGAGCTATTAGACACCATCGACTGGGATGCGCTCCCGCCGAAATGGATGCTCGGATATTCGGACGTCAGCTTATTTTTATTCGTATACACACTCAAGACCGGCATCGCCTCGGCCCACGGCACAAACCTCGTCGACCTGCGCGGCGAAGAATGGGACGCGACGAGCTCGCGTTGGCTCGACGTCGTATCGGCGAAAGAAGGCGAGACAGTCATCCAGCTCGCCTCGGAACAGTTCCAAAAAGAGTGGCAGCATGAGAACCCGAGCCCTCATGTGTATCACTTGACCGAGCCGACCGAATGGAAATCACTCGGCGGGACGGAAGCGACCGGGCGATTGCTCGGCGGCTGTATCGACGTCTTGTTGCATACGATCGGCACACCGTATGGCGACGTCGCTACGTTCCAACAGATTCATTTGAACGGGGAACCGATTCTTTGGTATTTCGAGAACGCCGAGCTCGATGTACCGGCACTCAAACGGACCCTGCTTCAAATGAAGTGGGCCGGTTGGTTCGATCATACGTCTGGCATTCTGTTCGGACGCAGTGCGGCCCAACAGCCCGTCCAAGGCTACACGGCAGAGGACGTGTATACGGAACTACAGGCATTGCTCGACGTTCCTGTCATCTACGACATCGACTGCGGACACGTCCCGCCGCAAATGACACTGATCAACGGTGCCCATGCCTCGATTCAAGTCGAGAACGGCAAAGGGACACTCGTCCAAACGTTCAAGGGCTGA
- a CDS encoding helix-turn-helix domain-containing protein, producing the protein MIGQRIKALRKEKKLTQSQLAEGIITKSMLSMIENGKAETSMRSLREIAKRLDVSVQSLLVDPREEDLQKIVEEIEYAQLTLDQWTEKATHEALTPYLEPEMNSVWQGRAYIIMGDQLRYSDKRAELLTFYERAITLFERLGERDELAMALVGKAFYHILWNEFEEASAQINRMEWLDVRNMSSRTRIEYAMLLVMKELTYEGDLSGAIRHLDDALQYMHQTRTYYRADDVYRTIALCSLYLKDEQRIDEAFVKARQYIQFTDDHVAKVRLALSEALYAIHYRRVEHLGRHIEEMERLLAEDYPFIAAIEMSKGVYYAMKGEKETGDKAFDRLWEGMDDWKAHSLIDQAVYFEGVLIGASYGCGDKLIPFIREAVEKLPEGFYRTHLTELLQQIKG; encoded by the coding sequence ATGATTGGACAACGGATTAAAGCATTACGCAAAGAAAAAAAACTGACGCAAAGCCAGCTCGCTGAAGGCATCATCACGAAATCGATGCTCAGTATGATTGAGAACGGCAAAGCAGAGACGTCGATGCGCAGCCTTCGTGAAATCGCGAAACGACTCGACGTGTCGGTACAGTCATTGCTCGTCGATCCTCGCGAGGAGGACTTACAGAAAATCGTCGAAGAGATTGAATATGCGCAATTGACGCTCGATCAGTGGACTGAAAAAGCCACGCATGAAGCACTCACTCCGTACCTAGAGCCCGAGATGAACTCAGTATGGCAAGGTCGTGCCTATATCATTATGGGAGACCAATTGAGATATAGCGACAAACGGGCTGAACTGTTAACGTTTTATGAGCGTGCCATCACCTTATTTGAGCGACTCGGGGAAAGAGATGAGCTAGCGATGGCGCTTGTTGGAAAAGCGTTTTATCACATTTTATGGAATGAGTTCGAGGAAGCTAGCGCGCAAATCAATCGAATGGAATGGTTAGATGTGCGAAACATGTCTTCGAGAACCCGAATCGAATATGCGATGCTACTCGTTATGAAAGAGCTGACGTATGAAGGCGATTTGTCAGGAGCTATTCGTCATTTAGATGATGCGCTTCAATATATGCATCAGACACGAACGTACTATCGAGCGGATGATGTATATCGGACCATCGCGTTATGTTCGCTGTATTTGAAGGACGAACAGCGAATCGATGAAGCATTTGTGAAAGCGAGACAATACATTCAGTTCACGGACGATCACGTCGCAAAAGTAAGACTCGCATTGTCAGAAGCGCTCTATGCTATCCATTATCGTCGTGTCGAACACCTAGGACGACATATCGAAGAAATGGAACGACTGCTAGCTGAAGATTACCCATTCATCGCCGCGATTGAAATGTCAAAAGGCGTCTACTACGCGATGAAAGGGGAAAAAGAAACAGGGGACAAGGCGTTCGACCGTCTATGGGAAGGAATGGATGATTGGAAGGCACATAGTTTGATTGACCAGGCCGTGTATTTCGAGGGTGTGCTGATTGGGGCGAGCTACGGATGTGGGGATAAGTTAATCCCGTTTATTCGTGAAGCCGTCGAAAAGCTCCCAGAAGGATTTTACCGGACACATTTGACTGAGCTGTTACAACAAATCAAGGGCTGA
- a CDS encoding MFS transporter, giving the protein MTTTSSNLYVLLLGKFMSLFASSLFTFVAGLTVLTTSGSGLQFALVLLAGTVPRVLLSPFAGAFADKLNRKRVIITMESVNALLFLVAGIASLVWTFGVPAFLIITCLLSIVSTFLSVTLSSSIPLLFNQGELQRANSLIQTVISVSSIGTPLLAGALFKLLPISTFLLSSSLLFVIAALVASRLTFRTHERISSNQSTWDDVRSGFRYLKQQRVLWTLTVLAALLNFFFVASEILFPIVALQEIGVSPLQFGFLESMFAVGFLVASLAHALPVFQIKHRLATTRTALIIISCLFIGPAVPLYFDFSVTPAIVFFAGFALLSGFFIIRVNIPIHLYLQTNTEPSYLGRVIGVLESLAMGITPFGFIVFGLLSEWMPVASLYTICMLCLLTITLFAMYRIRHDIAAEKANVSAKAESA; this is encoded by the coding sequence ATGACGACCACTTCATCAAACTTGTATGTATTATTGCTCGGAAAATTCATGTCGTTGTTTGCATCCAGTCTCTTCACCTTCGTCGCCGGATTGACCGTCCTGACCACATCTGGCTCGGGACTACAGTTCGCGCTCGTCCTACTCGCCGGCACAGTACCGCGCGTTTTATTATCTCCGTTTGCCGGGGCATTCGCCGACAAATTGAATCGCAAACGCGTGATTATCACGATGGAGTCAGTAAACGCCTTATTATTTTTGGTTGCTGGCATCGCGAGTCTCGTTTGGACGTTCGGCGTACCTGCTTTCTTGATTATCACATGTCTGCTCTCTATCGTCTCGACTTTCTTATCGGTCACGTTGTCGAGTTCGATTCCGCTCTTGTTCAATCAGGGAGAACTTCAACGCGCCAACTCATTGATTCAAACTGTCATTTCCGTTTCGAGCATCGGTACACCATTGTTAGCGGGTGCCTTGTTCAAACTGTTACCGATCTCGACCTTCCTGCTCAGTTCATCCCTCTTGTTTGTTATCGCCGCCCTTGTCGCTTCTCGTCTCACGTTCCGAACGCATGAACGCATCTCTTCTAACCAATCGACATGGGACGACGTCCGGTCCGGCTTCCGCTATTTGAAACAACAACGGGTATTATGGACATTGACCGTTCTTGCCGCCTTGCTCAACTTCTTCTTCGTCGCCTCAGAAATTTTGTTTCCTATTGTCGCTTTACAGGAAATCGGTGTCAGTCCCCTCCAGTTTGGCTTTTTAGAGAGCATGTTCGCCGTCGGCTTTTTAGTCGCCTCGCTCGCCCATGCGTTACCGGTCTTTCAAATCAAGCATCGGCTAGCCACGACCCGAACCGCGCTAATCATTATCAGTTGCCTCTTTATCGGACCGGCCGTCCCGCTCTATTTTGACTTCTCAGTCACACCAGCTATCGTCTTCTTCGCTGGTTTCGCCTTATTAAGCGGATTCTTCATCATCCGCGTCAATATCCCCATCCATCTCTATTTACAGACGAACACGGAACCAAGTTATCTCGGTCGCGTGATCGGTGTTCTCGAATCCCTCGCCATGGGCATCACACCGTTCGGATTCATCGTGTTTGGCCTATTGAGCGAATGGATGCCGGTCGCTTCACTCTATACGATTTGTATGCTCTGCCTGCTCACCATTACGTTGTTCGCGATGTATCGGATCCGTCACGACATCGCTGCCGAAAAAGCAAATGTGTCAGCGAAAGCAGAAAGTGCGTGA
- a CDS encoding DUF3817 domain-containing protein, whose protein sequence is MNATHFKWLGYTEGVSFLLLLLIAMPLKYLAGMPLAVSIVGAAHGFLFVAYVAAAVYMAWRFNWGFKVLVLAVMASVIPLGPFLLEKRVLPSTEKTSN, encoded by the coding sequence ATGAACGCGACACATTTTAAATGGCTCGGATACACAGAAGGAGTGTCTTTCTTACTCTTGTTGCTCATCGCGATGCCGCTCAAGTATTTGGCGGGCATGCCGCTCGCTGTCAGTATCGTCGGCGCCGCCCATGGTTTCCTGTTCGTCGCTTACGTGGCGGCAGCCGTCTATATGGCATGGCGTTTCAACTGGGGCTTCAAAGTGTTGGTCCTCGCCGTCATGGCGTCGGTCATCCCACTCGGACCGTTCTTGTTAGAGAAACGCGTCCTTCCATCAACAGAAAAGACATCGAACTGA
- a CDS encoding DoxX family protein gives MFTKFWQNHNVATGILTVLRVWLGYHWLTAGWGKITGGFGSEGYLQNAASLATGDHPAVAGWWAAFLENFAIPNAALFDVLIPYGEFLVGLGLLVGALTRSAAFFGLVMNMAFLLSGTVSTNPTMLIVSVLILVAGYNAGKLGVDGLFLRKFVETKVMHRSPNRQIA, from the coding sequence ATGTTCACAAAATTTTGGCAGAACCACAACGTCGCCACCGGTATTTTGACAGTCCTTCGCGTCTGGCTCGGCTATCACTGGCTCACAGCAGGTTGGGGCAAAATCACAGGCGGATTTGGTTCAGAAGGATATCTTCAAAACGCAGCTTCTCTCGCCACGGGTGATCACCCAGCCGTTGCCGGTTGGTGGGCAGCATTCCTTGAAAACTTCGCCATCCCGAACGCAGCCTTGTTCGATGTGTTGATCCCATACGGTGAATTCCTAGTCGGTCTTGGACTCTTAGTGGGTGCCCTCACACGTAGCGCAGCCTTCTTCGGTCTCGTCATGAACATGGCGTTCTTGCTCTCAGGTACGGTCAGCACGAACCCGACGATGTTAATCGTATCAGTCCTCATTCTCGTCGCAGGCTACAATGCTGGTAAACTTGGCGTCGATGGATTGTTCCTTCGCAAGTTCGTGGAAACAAAAGTCATGCATCGTTCACCAAATCGTCAAATAGCGTAA
- a CDS encoding pyridoxamine 5'-phosphate oxidase family protein produces MDAMQTAKQILDHSNVGTMATVYKGKPHSRYMTFFHDDLTLYTATSKETDKVDELKNNPYTHILIGYDGDGVGDTYLEILGEASVSDDESMKEKVWNEKLEGWFDGPDDPKLVILKIAPQSMRVMNKKGQPPQEVKL; encoded by the coding sequence ATGGATGCAATGCAAACGGCAAAACAGATTTTAGATCATAGTAACGTAGGGACAATGGCAACGGTTTATAAAGGGAAGCCGCACAGCCGTTATATGACATTTTTCCATGATGACTTGACGCTCTACACCGCAACTTCGAAAGAAACGGATAAAGTGGATGAACTGAAAAATAATCCGTATACACATATTTTGATTGGCTATGACGGGGACGGCGTCGGGGATACGTACCTCGAGATTTTAGGCGAGGCGAGTGTATCTGACGATGAATCGATGAAAGAAAAGGTATGGAACGAGAAACTCGAAGGTTGGTTCGACGGTCCGGATGATCCAAAACTCGTCATCTTAAAAATCGCGCCACAATCGATGCGCGTGATGAATAAAAAAGGACAGCCACCTCAAGAGGTGAAGTTGTAA
- a CDS encoding cold-shock protein produces MNTGKVKWFNSEKGYGFIEMEGGDDVFVHFSAIQGDGFKTLEEGQAVTFEITDGARGPQASNVEKI; encoded by the coding sequence ATGAACACAGGTAAAGTAAAATGGTTTAACTCAGAAAAAGGTTACGGCTTCATCGAAATGGAAGGCGGAGACGACGTATTCGTACACTTCTCAGCAATCCAAGGCGACGGCTTCAAGACACTTGAAGAAGGCCAAGCAGTAACTTTCGAAATCACTGACGGAGCTCGTGGACCACAAGCTTCTAACGTTGAAAAAATCTAA
- a CDS encoding glycoside hydrolase family 55 protein: MTAHIDRSNIAATIARHSNWALGDLMKETLNWHETTRQAHYPDQAKTYLSHLPMTERIIPVTSSLPLETVDGIVRPVWMRRLDAEHLNLRQAIRHHVDVTDYGAVGDGLTDCTLAFRLALRSNRHVHVPAGVYLVRGIRIPSNCVLEGAGQQDTMIKLSDRAPKHRRLLRNATPFAGNHHIEVSHLTLDWNVERLGDVDRTSSGDTASSALTFAHVKFGWIHHVTAKNAGLHAFDITAPHYHYLGDGLRAKKGSRYVWLDHCEATNYGDDGITTHHSDAIYITNCYCHHPHGRTHAHGFSNSNGIEIDDGSRHVTLVNNMSEGCFGGVEVKAHGTSSAAHDVHIFGHFSYHDNRSFNFRHISHHLADDPQSKTARFLSGTNLVSMEPVRSKLYKKSSARSLVVSAYQDVLIHGFTAIGNPEYDYRGNPALAIQYKSRNVRLKRIATSGFTSGRADIELFGGDNRTDDVTIEDVICRHSAPVALKVGGQLTNVMLRRIEGEQKSGDVLISTSSPIEAHDLFAYGFSDRVRNDA, from the coding sequence ATGACCGCACATATCGATCGCTCGAATATCGCCGCCACCATCGCCCGTCATTCGAACTGGGCGCTCGGTGATCTAATGAAGGAAACACTTAATTGGCATGAGACAACACGACAGGCCCACTATCCCGATCAAGCAAAAACCTATCTCTCTCACCTGCCGATGACCGAACGCATCATCCCGGTGACAAGTTCGTTGCCGCTCGAGACGGTAGATGGAATCGTCCGTCCGGTGTGGATGCGCCGGCTCGATGCCGAGCACTTAAATTTGAGACAAGCGATACGCCACCATGTCGACGTCACCGATTATGGCGCCGTCGGGGATGGTTTGACGGATTGCACGCTTGCTTTCCGGCTCGCCCTCAGGTCGAACCGCCACGTTCACGTGCCGGCCGGCGTATATCTCGTCCGCGGCATCCGCATCCCGTCGAACTGTGTGCTTGAAGGCGCCGGCCAGCAGGATACGATGATTAAACTCTCAGACCGGGCCCCGAAACATCGACGGTTGCTTCGAAACGCAACGCCGTTTGCCGGCAATCATCATATCGAAGTCTCACATTTGACGCTCGATTGGAACGTGGAGCGTCTCGGTGACGTCGACCGGACCTCGAGTGGCGATACCGCTTCGAGCGCATTGACGTTCGCGCACGTCAAATTCGGTTGGATCCATCACGTCACGGCAAAAAACGCCGGGTTACACGCATTTGATATCACTGCCCCCCACTATCATTACTTGGGAGACGGATTACGTGCCAAAAAAGGAAGCCGCTACGTCTGGCTCGATCATTGCGAGGCGACGAATTACGGCGACGATGGCATCACGACCCATCATAGCGATGCCATCTATATCACGAACTGCTATTGTCATCATCCACATGGACGCACCCATGCCCATGGATTCTCGAACTCGAACGGGATCGAGATTGATGACGGATCACGCCATGTCACGCTCGTCAATAATATGAGCGAGGGTTGCTTCGGGGGCGTCGAAGTGAAGGCGCACGGGACGTCTTCAGCCGCCCATGACGTCCACATATTCGGACACTTCTCGTATCACGATAATCGCTCGTTCAACTTCCGGCACATCAGCCACCACTTGGCCGATGACCCGCAGTCGAAGACGGCACGTTTCCTGTCGGGCACGAATCTCGTCTCGATGGAGCCGGTCCGCTCGAAGCTATATAAGAAATCTTCGGCACGCAGCCTCGTCGTATCGGCGTACCAAGACGTATTGATTCATGGATTCACAGCCATCGGGAATCCGGAGTATGACTATCGCGGAAACCCGGCGCTTGCCATTCAATACAAATCCCGGAACGTCCGCTTGAAGCGGATTGCGACAAGTGGTTTTACTTCGGGCCGGGCCGACATCGAACTGTTCGGCGGGGATAATCGAACCGATGACGTCACGATTGAGGATGTCATTTGCCGTCACTCGGCCCCGGTCGCGTTGAAAGTCGGCGGACAGCTCACGAACGTCATGCTCCGCCGAATTGAAGGCGAACAAAAAAGTGGAGATGTGCTCATCTCCACCAGTAGCCCGATCGAGGCCCACGACTTATTCGCTTATGGGTTTTCCGATCGCGTACGCAACGACGCTTGA
- a CDS encoding flavodoxin domain-containing protein, with product MNTLIAYSTRYGTSEKVAHLLAERLPGDVHIQNVVEQPDVEWETVDHVIVGSSIRMGKIQDEMTAWLHRNETQLLKRPLGLYLCAGTPTAAERQRELEDAYREVLRAHAYFVEVVGNGYDFERMGFLDKAIVRMMAKQTVSSLNLDEAMLDELVEAAQASLRTRSENP from the coding sequence ATGAATACGTTAATCGCTTATTCGACCCGCTACGGGACGAGTGAGAAAGTTGCCCATTTGTTGGCCGAACGGCTTCCGGGAGACGTTCACATCCAAAATGTAGTCGAGCAGCCGGATGTCGAGTGGGAGACGGTCGACCATGTGATTGTCGGCAGCTCGATCCGGATGGGCAAAATTCAAGACGAGATGACGGCTTGGCTGCACAGGAACGAAACCCAACTGCTCAAACGACCGCTCGGCCTCTATTTATGTGCCGGTACGCCGACTGCGGCCGAACGGCAACGAGAACTCGAGGATGCTTATCGAGAAGTGTTGCGGGCACATGCTTATTTCGTCGAAGTCGTCGGCAACGGCTATGATTTCGAACGAATGGGCTTTCTCGACAAAGCTATCGTCCGCATGATGGCGAAACAGACGGTGAGTTCACTCAATTTAGATGAGGCGATGCTCGATGAACTCGTCGAGGCGGCTCAAGCGTCGTTGCGTACGCGATCGGAAAACCCATAA